One window of the Trifolium pratense cultivar HEN17-A07 linkage group LG2, ARS_RC_1.1, whole genome shotgun sequence genome contains the following:
- the LOC123907161 gene encoding conserved oligomeric Golgi complex subunit 3, with protein MGSRGPPQSHPNSAAISRGYNFASTWEQNAPLTEHQQNAIISLSHAVSERPLPLKLAQENASVQHNALSVTTEDSSFDDSGAIKTVMVNTNQFYKWFLDLESAMKSETEEKYQHYVSTLTDRIQTCDDILQQVDDTLDLFNELQLQHQAVATKTKTLHDACDRLVQEKQRLIDFAEALRSKLNYFDELENVATNFYSPNMNVGNENFLPLLKRLDECISYVESNPQYAESSVYLLKFRQLQSRALGMMRSHVLSILKGASSQVQEAIRGSGGDKASISEGVEASVIYVRFKAAASELKPLLEEIESRSSRKEYGQILIECHRLYCEQRLSLIRSIVQRRISEFSKKESLPSLTRSGCAYLIQVCQLEHQLFDHFFPASSKDASSLSPLMDPLSTYLYDTLRPKLVHETNIDFLCELVDILKMEVLGEQHSRRSESLAGLRPTFERILADVHERLTFRARTHIRDEIANYMPTNEDLDYPEKLKRSAESTSEINPADDNPDTVKTWYPPLEKTLSCLSKLYRCLESEVFTGLAQEAVEVCSTSIQKASKLIAKRSSQMDGQLFLIKHLLNLREQIAPFNIEFSVTQKELDFSHLLDHLRRLLRGQASLFDWTRSTSLARTLSPRVLENQIDTKKELEKSLKVTCEEFIMSVTKLVVDPLLSFVTKVTAVKVALSSGGQNQKLESVMAKPLKNQAFATPDKVAELVQKVQTAIQEQLPVVIAKMKLYLQNSSTRTILFKPIKTNIIEAHIQVQSLLQSEYTSEDIQIINLKSVQDLQTELDNFL; from the exons atGGGAAGCAGAGGTCCACCTCAATCCCATCCTAATTCGGCTGCCATTTCCAGAGGCTACAACTTCGCTTCCACTTGGGAACAG aATGCTCCATTAACTGAACATCAACAAAACGCGATTATTTCACTTTCTCATGCTGTTTCTGAACGACCTTTGCCTCTCAAATTG GCTCAAGAGAATGCATCGGTGCAACACAATGCGTTGTCTGTTACAACTGAGGATAGTTCTTTTGATGATTCTGGTGCTATTAAAACTGTTATGGTTAATACCAATCAG TTCTACAAATGGTTTTTAGATCTTGAATCTGCCATGAAATCAGAG ACTGAAGAGAAATATCAACATTACGTGAGCACTCTCACCGATCGTATACAGACATGTGATGATATTCTTCAACAG GTTGATGACACCCTCGACTTATTCAACGAACTTCAGTTGCAGCATCAGGCCGTAGCTACAAAGACTAAGACGCTTCATGATGCATGTGATAGACTG GTACAAGAGAAGCAAAGATTGATTGATTTTGCGGAAGCACTTCGTAGTAAACTCAATTACTTTGATGAACTGGAGAAT GTTGCTACCAATTTTTATTCTCCAAATATGAACGTTGGAAATGAAAACTTCCTCCCACTTCTCAAAAGGCTTGATGAATGCATCTC ATATGTTGAAAGCAATCCACAGTATGCAGAATCCAGTGTTTACTTGCTTAAATTTCGTCAACTCCAG tCTCGAGCATTGGGCATGATGCGTTCTCATGTACTTTCCATTCTTAAAGGTGCCTCTTCTCAg GTCCAGGAAGCAATTCGTGGAAGTGGGGGTGACAAAGCATCTATCTCCGAGGGAGTTGAGGCTTCTGTAATATATGTTCGGTTTAAGGCAGCAGCAAGTGAG CTTAAACCACTGCTTGAAGAAATTGAAAGCAGGTCTTCAAGGAAAGAATATGGTCAAATCCTTATAGAATGCCACAGATTATACTGTGAGCAACGCCTCTCTTTG ATAAGAAGCATAGTTCAGCGACGAATATCTGAATTTTCCAAGAAAGAGTCGTTGCCATCATTGACCAGATCAGGATGTGCATATCTCATACAG GTCTGTCAACTTGAACACCAGCTGTTTGATCATTTTTTCCCAGCTTCTTCGAAGGATGCTTCAAGTTTATCTCCATTAATGGATCCTCT GTCAACATATTTATATGATACACTGCGCCCCAAACTAGTTCATGAAACAAATATTGATTTTCTCTGTGAACTCGTTGATATACTTAAAATGGAAGTCCTGGGGGAACAACATAGTAGAAGGAGTGAATCATTGGCTGGTCTTCGTCCTACGTTTGAGAGAATTTTAGCAGATGTTCACGAGCGGTTGACTTTTCGTGCTCGGACTCATATACGGGATGAG ATAGCGAACTACATGCCTACTAATGAAGACTTGGACTACCCTGAAAAGCTGAAGAGATCAGCTGAAAGCACATCTGAGATCAATCCT GCTGATGACAACCCAGATACAGTTAAGACATGGTATCCACCCCTGGAAAAAACCCTATCATGTCTTTCGAAGTTGTATCGTTGTTTAGAGTCAGAAGTTTTCACAGGTTTAGCACAG GAAGCAGTGGAAGTTTGCTCGACATCTATTCAG AAAGCAAGCAAATTAATTGCAAAGAGATCATCTCAAATGGATGGACAGCTCTTCCTTATAAAGCATCTTCTAAATTTAAGGGAGCAG ATTGCTCCCTTCAATATTGAATTTTCAGTCACACAAAAGGAGCTTGATTTCTCCCATTTACTG GATCATCTACGGAGACTTCTAAGAGGTCAAGCCTCACTATTTGATTGGACAAGGTCAACTTCATTAGCAAGAACATTGTCTCCAAGAGTTCTTGAAAATCAAATTGACACCAAGAAG GAACTGGAAAAAAGCCTTAAAGTCACATGCGAGGAGTTCATCATGTCAGTTACTAAACTAGTTGTGGATCCTTTGCTCTCCTTTGTTACAAAG GTTACTGCGGTGAAAGTTGCATTATCCAGTGGTGGCCAGAATCAAAAGCTAGAGTCAGTTATGGCTAAACCTCTGAAGAATCAGGCTTTTGCTACTCCAGATAAGGTCGCTGAACTTGTTCAGAAG GTCCAGACTGCTATTCAGGAACAACTGCCAGTGGTGATAGCGAAGATGAAGCTCTATTTGCAAAATTCATCGACAAGAACAATACTTTTCAAACCAATAAA GACTAATATCATTGAAGCTCATATCCAAGTACAATCCCTTCTACAATCAGAATACACAAGTGAAGATATCCAGATTATTAATCTGAAATCCGTACAGGATCTGCAAACTGAGCTTGATAATTTTCTTTGA
- the LOC123907163 gene encoding DNA repair protein RAD51 homolog, with product MEQQRLQKTPQQQQDQETEEIQHGPLPVEQLQASGIASLDVKKLKDAGICTVESVAYTPRKDLLQIKGISEAKVDKIIEAASKLVPMGFTSASELHAQRESIIQITTGSRELDKILEGGIETGSITELYGEFRSGKTQLCHTLCVTCQLPLDQGGGEGKAMYIDAEGTFRPQRLLQIADRFGLNGPDVLENVAYARAYNTDHQSRLLLEAASMMVDTRFALMIVDSATALYRTDFSGRGELSARQMHLAKFLRSLQKLADEFGVAVVITNQVVSQVDGSAMFAGPQTKPIGGNIMAHATTTRLALRKGRGEERICKVISSPCLAEAEARFQILGEGVSDVKD from the exons ATGGAGCAACAGCGACTTCAGAAAACACCACAACAACAACAGGACCAAGAAACCGAAGAGATTCAACATGGTCCTTTACCCGTCGAACAACTTCAG GCATCTGGTATAGCTTCACTTGACGTTAAGAAACTTAAAGATGCTGGTATTTGCACTGTTGAATCTGTTGCTTATACTCCTAGGAAGGATCTTTTGCAAATCAAAGGTATCAGTGAAGCCAAGGTTGACAAGATTATTGAAGCag CTTCTAAGCTGGTGCCTATGGGTTTTACTAGTGCAAGTGAGCTCCATGCCCAACGAGAATCGATTATTCAGATAACCACTGGGTCAAGAGAGCTTGACAAGATATTGGAAG GTGGAATTGAGACGGGTTCTATCACCGAGTTGTATGGAGAATTTCGATCTGGGAAGACTCAGTTGTGTCACACTCTCTGTGTCACTTGCCAA TTACCACTAGATCAAGGAGGAGGTGAGGGTAAAGCTATGTACATAGATGCTGAGGGAACATTTAGGCCTCAGCGACTCTTGCAGATAGCAGACAG GTTTGGACTGAATGGTCCTGATGTATTGGAAAATGTCGCATATGCTAGAGCTTATAACACTGATCATCAATCACGGCTTCTGCTTGAAGCAGCTTCAATGATGGTGGATACAAG GTTTGCTCTAATGATAGTAGACAGTGCTACTGCTCTCTATAGGACAGATTTTTCGGGAAGAGGGGAGCTTTCAGCCCGTCAAATGCATTTAGCAAAGTTCTTGCGGAGCCTTCAGAAATTAGCAGACGAG TTCGGCGTGGCTGTTGTCATAACAAATCAAGTAGTTTCACAGGTAGATGGTTCTGCAATGTTTGCTGGACCCCAAACCAAGCCTATTGGAGGCAACATTATGGCTCATGCAACCACAACAAGGTTAGCTCTCAGGAAAGGAAGAGGGGAAGAGCGAATCTGTAAAGTGATTAGTTCTCCTTGTTTAGCTGAAGCTGAAGCAAGGTTTCAGATTTTAGGTGAAGGTGTTTCAGATGTTAAAGACTGA